The proteins below come from a single Panicum hallii strain FIL2 chromosome 7, PHallii_v3.1, whole genome shotgun sequence genomic window:
- the LOC112899351 gene encoding UDP-galactose transporter 1-like yields MEDGGKAAAGLGTLRAVLAILQWWGFNVTVIIMNKWIFQKLDFKFPLTVSCVHFICSSIGAYVAIHVLKAKPLIEVEPKDRWKRIFPMSFVFCINIVLGNVSLRYIPVSFMQTIKSFTPATTVILQWLVWSKHFEWRIWASLVPIVGGILLTSVTELSFNIFGFCAAMVGCLATSTKTILAESLLHGYKFDSINTVYYMAPFATMILALPAMLLEGGGVINWFYTHDSIVPALIIILGSGVLAFCLNFSIFYVIHSTTAVTFNVAGNLKVAVAVLVSWLIFRNPISAMNAIGCGITLVGCTFYGYVRHLISQQQAAAPGNLPRNQMEMLPLVDDKQEKV; encoded by the exons atGGAGGACGGCGGCAAGGCGGCAGCCGGCCTGGGCACCCTGCGCGCTGTGCTCGCCATCCTCCAGTGGTGGGGCTTCAACGTCACCGTCATCATCATGAACAAGTGGATCTTCCAG AAACTGGATTTCAAGTTTCCTCTCACTGTGTCCTGCGTCCACTTCATATGCTCTTCAATTGGCGCATATGTTGCGATCCATGTGCTTAAGGCCAAACCACTGATTGAAGTTGAACCGAAGGACCGCTGGAAAAGGATATTTCCAATGTCATTTGTTTTCTGCATAAACATTGTGCTGGGAAATGTGAGCCTGCGCTACATTCCAGTCTCCTTCATGCAGACGATCAAATCTTTCACACCTGCAACCACAG TTATTCTGCAGTGGCTAGTTTGGAGTAAGCATTTTGAATGGCGCATATGGGCTTCCCTGGTCCCTATAGTTGGGGGAATACTCCTAACTTCGGTAACAGAGCTCAGCTTCAACATTTTTGGTTTCTGCGCTGCCATGGTTGGCTGCCTGGCTACATCTACAAAAACCATCTTGGCAGAGTCCCTACTTCATGGATACAAATTTGACAG CATTAACACAGTGTACTATATGGCACCCTTTGCCACCATGATACTGGCTCTACCAGCAATGTTGCTGGAAGGAGGTGGCGTGATCAACTGGTTCTACACACATGATTCAATTGTTCCTGCGCTGATCATCATCCTAGGTTCAGGGGTGCTTGCGTTTTGCCTTAACTTCTCCATCTTCTACGTGATCCATTCAACTACAGCAGTGACTTTCAATGTTGCTGGAAACCTTAAA GTCGCGGTGGCAGTATTAGTGTCATGGTTGATCTTCCGGAACCCGATCTCTGCAATGAATGCAATTGGATGTGGAATCACTCTGGTTGGCTGCACTTTCTATGGCTACGTGAGGCATCTAATATCTCAACAGCAGGCTGCGGCCCCAGGGAACTTGCCGAGAAATCAGATGGAGATGCTTCCCCTTGTGGATGACAAGCAAGAAAAGGTTTAG
- the LOC112899349 gene encoding 1-phosphatidylinositol-3-phosphate 5-kinase FAB1A-like isoform X3: MVREVIRGLVFKKNAAHKHMPTRCHNPRLLLLRGVLGDSDVGFSSFSSIEQEKDHLEKSVCKMMQICRPNVVMVEKTVSRDIQELLLEEGVTLVLDMKLNRLQRIARCSGSPILSFSEVLSKPKLKQCDYFHIEKVTEEHNHTVETGKRQSKTLMYLEGFRKPLGCTILLRGANSEELKKVKQVMQYTVFAAYHLVLETSFFEDQRVILNNKNASKEETSISSNSESSVIRHGIPAPSIGSHPVGPKDNDASASKLYPLTSSESVEEPTKGKTVAVSSTKIEDLNSLEKGFPNELPEGPAIYYDSNQALPSERLVSSVPGSPRRSIDILRYQNIYLPVTSSQEATDHQKEDMLQDMASNGVHISPNVSVQVGSGENVDHLSNPQNQASTESNQQMALDDLSVSEQPSTPLENGEQQSTSYVSGDKTSDIDEVDDVLESQSILILLSSQCITKQVICEQSHLSRIKYYGDFDVSLGRYLQDILQNQNLSCSSCGEPPEAHMYSYTHRNGNLTVLVKRLPKYCLPGESEGKIWMWTRCLRCEHESGISRSSRRVLMSAEAHYLSFGKFLELSFSSHSTARRLSICGHSLNKDCLRFFGLGSKVAMFQYSSVEIYTASKPQPTLEFHNPNAHEWYGQEVRNVLARGVMLFSEVTGLLQNLKDQFSEVVIYCGSLLPIEEFSQLEDMLIKEKSEFMCTLAQAVDRSGAPSSVHEILSVNWLYQDLLLELYVWDRRLHQLVECISAERERMGISVKGTSEFTGDQTAVVAEADGVTECASNKVSFENGCIETDKFSESGTGTTLLDENAWDKHYEEQLCTKVPSPKQEPLRIPQQSGLPPWDDREKWVWNPLHESRLAYRQELEVGCLERFELVNHYCPSHLSPLHRHNQSGEEVGSPRFTVGPCGSVLCVSEDEISSIISRALAISEERRYLLDAITESAPADSRVGELTKTMEKSYSSVSESSSASSSWSSTWSSSGSSDSEASISSDDLSSYDSSLLSSSQHPEISVNGRVALKGKYSVICVHSNQFYNLRKKCCPSELAYITSLSRCKKWDAQGGKSKAFFAKTVDDRFIIKQIKRTEFESFIKFAPDYFKHVYHSLDTGSQTCLAKILGIYQVKQIRHGKEIKMDLMVMENILFGHNVSRTYDLKGAVFSRHVSDSNDHDTVYLDQNFVDDMRISPIYIGGRTKHLLQRAIWNDTAFLTSINVMDYSLLVGVDKQKHELVFGIIDYLRQYTWDKQLETWVKTSLVVPKNESPTVISPREYKKRFRKFMSRYFLTVPDDWSTENRPVSCKSCAHAGSANLPGVVDEKPPQHPNPIVACA; this comes from the exons ATGGTACG TGAGGTCATCAGGGGCTTAGTCTTCAAGAAGAATGCCGCCCATAAGCACATGCCCACCAGGTGTCACAATCCCAGGCTGCTGCTTCTTAGAGGAGTCCTCGGTGATTCGGATGTTGGCTTCTCATCATTCAGTTCCATAGAGCAG GAAAAAGACCATCTGGAGAAGTCTGTCTGTAAAATGATGCAGATTTGCAGGCCAAATGTTGTCATGGTCGAGAAAACAGTTTCACGCGACATACAGGAGCTTCTCCTCGAGGAAGGCGTCACTCTGGTGCTTGATATGAAGCTCAACCGGCTGCAAAGGATCGCTCGCTGTTCTGGCTCTCCCATACTCTCCTTCTCAGAGGTTCTAAGCAAGCCAAAGTTGAAGCAGTGCGACTACTTCCATATCGAAAAAGTTACCGAGGAGCACAACCATACCGTTGAAACTGGAAAGAGGCAATCTAAAACATTAATGTACCTGGAAGGCTTTCGCAAGCCATTGGGATGCACA ATATTGCTACGGGGAGCGAATAGTGAGGAACTGAAGAAAGTCAAGCAAGTCATGCAGTACACAGTGTTTGCAGCGTACCACCTTGTTCTTGAGACATCCTTCTTCGAAGATCAGAGGGTAATATTGAATAATAAAAATGCTTCCAAAGAAGAAACTTCTATCAGTAGTAACTCGGAATCATCAGTAATACGTCACGGAATCCCTGCTCCCTCTATTGGCTCTCACCCTGTCGGTCCTAAAGATAATGATGCTTCAGCAAGTAAACTGTATCCCTTAACTTCTAGTGAATCAGTAGAAGAACCCACTAAAGGGAAGACAGTTGCCGTTTCTTCAACAAAAATCGAAGATCTAAATTCACTTGAGAAGGGATTCCCTAATGAGCTCCCCGAGGGTCCAGCCATCTATTATGATTCTAATCAGGCACTTCCTTCTGAAAGACTAGTATCGTCAGTCCCAGGATCGCCAAGAAGATCCATTGATATATTACGTTATCAGAATATTTATTTACCAGTCACTTCTTCTCAAGAGGCAACTGATCATCAGAAAGAAGACATGCTTCAAGACATGGCAAGTAATGGTGTACATATTAGCCCGAATGTCAGCGTACAAGTTGGTTCTGGTGAGAATGTGGATCACTTGAGCAATCCCCAGAATCAAGCATCCACTGAAAGCAATCAACAAATGGCATTGGATGATCTTTCGGTTAGTGAGCAGCCATCAACTCCATTGGAAAATGGGGAACAACAAAGCACCAGCTACGTTAGCGGAGACAAGACCTCAGATATAGACGAAGTGGATGATGTCTTGGAGTCGCAGAGCATACTTATTTTGTTGTCCAGCCAATGTATCACGAAGCAAGTTATCTGCGAGCAGAGCCATCTATCCCGTATAAAGTACTATGGAGATTTTGATGTCTCCTTAGGACGATATTTGCAAGACATTTTGCAGAATCAG AATCTCAGCTGTTCCTCATGTGGAGAACCTCCAGAGGCTCACATGTACTCGTACACTCACCGCAATGGGAATCTGACTGTTCTTGTGAAGCGTTTGCCTAAATACTGTTTACCTGGTGAATCAGAAGGAAAAATTTGGATGTGGACTAGATGTCTAAGATGTGAGCATGAAAGTGGGATCTCTAGATCATCACGAAGGGTGCTAATGTCAGCTGAAGCACACTATCTTTCGTTTGGGAAGTTCCTTGAACTCAGTTTTTCCAGCCATTCCACTGCTAGAAGGTTATCAATATGTGGACATTCGCTGAATAAGGATTGCCTGCGCTTTTTTGG GTTGGGCTCCAAAGTTGCAATGTTCCAGTATTCATCAGTCGAAATTTACACTGCCTCCAAACCACAGCCTACTCTTGAGTTTCACAACCCCAATGCTCATGAATGGTACGGGCAAGAGGTAAGAAAT GTTCTTGCTAGAGGAGTCATGCTTTTCTCTGAAGTCACAGGGTTACTACAGAACCTGAAGGATCAGTTTTCTGAGGTGGTAATCTATTGTGGCTCCTTGCTTCCTATTGAAGAGTTCTCCCAACTTGAAGATATGTTGATTAAAGAGAAGTCCGAGTTCATG TGTACTCTAGCACAGGCAGTTGATCGAAGTGGGGCACCAAGCTCTGTGCATGAGATCCTTAGTGTAAATTGGCTCTACCAGGATCTTCTGCTTGAACTATATGTGTGGGATCGCCGGCTGCATCAACTTGTAGAGTGCATATCTGCTGAAAGAGAAAGAATGGGAATTAGCGTCAAGGGAACTTCTGAATTTACAGGTGACCAGACTGCAGTAGTTGCTGAAGCAGATGGTGTTACTGAATGTGCAAGCAACAAAGTGTCCTTCGAGAATGGATGTATCGAGACAGACAAGTTCAGTGAATCAGGGACTGGCACAACCTTGCTTGATGAAAATGCATGGGATAAGCATTATGAAGAGCAACTTTGCACAAAAGTGCCTAGTCCAAAGCAAGAGCCCTTGAGGATTCCGCAGCAGTCCGGACTTCCCCCATGGGATGACAGGGAAAAATGGGTTTGGAACCCATTGCATGAGTCCAGATTGGCTTACAGGCAGGAACTTGAGGTTGGATGTCTGGAAAGGTTCGAACTTGTTAACCACTATTGTCCATCTCATCTATCCCCCTTGCACAGACATAATCAATCTGGTGAGGAGGTGGGTTCTCCACGGTTCACAGTAGGTCCATGTGGCAGCGTCTTGTGTGTATCAGAGGATGAGATATCCAGCATAATATCCCGTGCTCTTGCCATATCTGAGGAACGTCGTTACTTACTGGATGCTATCACTGAGAGTGCACCAGCAGACAGCAGGGTTGGAGAGCTTACTAAAACAATGGAGAAGTCTTACAGCTCAGTATCTGAAAGTTCCTCTGCTTCTTCGTCCTGGTCATCGACCTGGTCGTCTTCCGGATCTTCAGATTCTGAGGCAAGCATTTCATCTGATGACCTCTCCAGCTACGATAGCTCGCTTCTATCATCCTCTCAACATCCGGAAATATCTGTCAACGGGAGAGTAGCTCTCAAAGGGAAATATTCAGTAATCTGTGTACACTCTAACCAGTTCTACAATCTTCGAAAGAAATGCTGTCCATCGGAGCTTGCGTACATTACATCCTTGAGCCGTTGCAAGAAGTGGGATGCTCAAGGCGGGAAAAGCAAGGCTTTCTTTGCAAAAACAGTGGATGACAGGTTCATCATAAAGCAAATAAAGAGGACAGAGTTTGAGTCCTTCATAAAATTTGCCCCTGATTACTTCAAGCATGTTTACCATTCTCTGGACACTGGGAGCCAAACTTGTCTTGCTAAAATCCTAGGAATCTACCAG GTCAAGCAAATAAGACATGGCAAGGAGATTAAGATGGACCTGATGGTGATGGAAAATATCCTGTTTGGGCACAATGTGTCCCGGACATATGACCTGAAAGGCGCCGTCTTTTCGCGACATGTCTCTGACTCGAATGACCATGACACTGTGTACTTGGATCAAAATTTTGTGGATGACATGCGCATTTCTCCAATCTACATTGGAGGAAGAACAAAGCATCTCTTGCAACGGGCGATCTGGAATGATACAGCTTTTCTCACT TCGATCAATGTTATGGACTACTCTCTACTGGTGGGAGTGGACAAGCAGAAGCATGAGCTCGTGTTTGGCATCATCGACTACCTGAGGCAGTATACATGGGACAAGCAGCTGGAGACATGGGTGAAAACGTCTCTGGTGGTGCCCAAGAACGAATCGCCAACGGTGATTTCCCCCAGGGAGTACAAGAAGAGGTTCAGGAAATTCATGAGCAGGTATTTCCTGACAGTTCCAGATGACTGGAGCACGGAGAATCGCCCGGTGTCCTGCAAATCCTGTGCTCACGCCGGCAGCGCCAACTTGCCGGGAGTGGTCGACGAGAAACCTCCTCAGCATCCAAATCCAATCGTGGCGTGTGCGTAG
- the LOC112899355 gene encoding tubulin-folding cofactor B, translated as MASSKLQLPVDDSVLLLVTHSNLSTFAADIRVSQQTTVEALKDKLWRKTGTAVASMRLQLRDDTGAKIADLDDDAAPLAAYGPYNGYRIHVLDLDPSSLTSGGWLEDTSLVDKYKMSDEAYDKLHTNFRKFKEKMAPKNSTSEDKEQSEKHMEELCSKIKVGDRCEVEPGAKRGTVKFVGRAEALGRGFWVGVQYDEPLGKHDGMVKGIRFFECPQGHGAIVRPEKVKVGNYPERDPFEEEEI; from the exons ATGGCGTCGTCCAAGCTGCAGCTTCCGGTGGACGACAGCGTCCTCCTGCTCGTCACCCACTCCAATCTCTCCACCTTCGCCGCAGACATCCGCGTCTCGCAACAG ACCACCGTCGAGGCGCTCAAGGACAAGCTCTGGCGCAAGACCGGCACCGCCGTCGCCTCCatgcgcctccagctccgcgaCGACACCGGCGCCAAGATCGCCGACCTCGATGACGACGCCGCGCCCCTCGCAGCCTACGGCCCCTACAACGGCTACCGGATCCATGTCCTCGATCTCGATCCTTCCTCACTCACCTCTGGTGGCTGGTTGGAAGACACCTCCCTTGTTGACAAGTACAAAATGTCCGATGAAGCATACGACAAGCTCCACA CTAACTTTCGAAAATTTAAAGAAAAGATGGCCCCGAAGAACTCTACATCAGAGGATAAAGAA CAATCCGAAAAGCACATGGAGGAATTGTGCTCCAAAATCAAG GTGGGAGATAGATGTGAAGTTGAGCCAGGTGCCAAGAGGGGCACTGTAAAATTTGTTGGCAGAGCTGAAGCTCTTGGACGTGGATTCTGGGTTGGAGTGCAATATGATGAGCCACTTGGAAAGCATGATGGCAT GGTGAAAGGCATTCGCTTCTTTGAGTGCCCTCAAGGTCACGGGGCAATTGTGAGGCCAGAGAAAGTAAAG GTCGGCAACTACCCGGAGAGAGACCCATTCGAAGAAGAGGAGATATAG